A genomic region of Glycine max cultivar Williams 82 chromosome 15, Glycine_max_v4.0, whole genome shotgun sequence contains the following coding sequences:
- the LOC100798398 gene encoding aspartic proteinase CDR1 codes for MHPWVFMILALFSLSTLSSREAREGLRGFSVDLIHRDSPSSPFYNPSLTPSERIINAALRSMSRLQRVSHFLDENKLPESLLIPDKGEYLMRFYIGSPPVERLAMVDTGSSLIWLQCSPCHNCFPQETPLFEPLKSSTYKYATCDSQPCTLLQPSQRDCGKLGQCIYGIMYGDKSFSVGILGTETLSFGSTGGAQTVSFPNTIFGCGVDNNFTIYTSNKVMGIAGLGAGPLSLVSQLGAQIGHKFSYCLLPYDSTSTSKLKFGSEAIITTNGVVSTPLIIKPSLPTYYFLNLEAVTIGQKVVSTGQTDGNIVIDSGTPLTYLENTFYNNFVASLQETLGVKLLQDLPSPLKTCFPNRANLAIPDIAFQFTGASVALRPKNVLIPLTDSNILCLAVVPSSGIGISLFGSIAQYDFQVEYDLEGKKVSFAPTDCAKV; via the coding sequence ATGCATCCTTGGGTGTTCATGATTTTAGCTTTATTCTCACTTTCTACTTTATCCTCTAGAGAAGCCCGTGAAGGCCTAAGGGGCTTCAGCGTTGACCTTATCCACCGTGACTCACCTTCATCACCCTTTTACAATCCTTCACTCACCCCATCAGAACGCATCATAAACGCTGCCTTGCGCTCCATGTCTCGATTACAACGAGTATCCCATTTTCTAGATGAAAACAAACTACCCGAATCTCTTCTAATCCCAGACAAAGGTGAATACCTAATGAGATTTTACATCGGTTCCCCTCCCGTGGAAAGGCTTGCTATGGTAGACACAGGGAGTAGTCTCATTTGGCTGCAATGTTCCCCCTGTCATAATTGCTTCCCCCAAGAAACTCCTTTGTTTGAACCCCTCAAATCTTCCACTTACAAGTATGCGACATGTGACTCACAACCTTGCACATTACTCCAACCTAGCCAACGTGATTGTGGAAAACTAGGTCAGTGCATATATGGAATCATGTACGGTGACAAATCATTCTCCGTTGGAATACTGGGCACCGAAACCCTAAGTTTTGGTTCCACGGGTGGTGCACAAACTGTTTCATTTCCTAACACTATTTTCGGGTGTGGAGTGGACAATAATTTCACAATTTATACTAGCAATAAAGTCATGGGTATAGCGGGTCTTGGTGCAGGACCATTGTCGCTAGTGTCACAACTAGGAGCTCAAATTGGTCACAAATTCTCCTATTGTTTGCTTCCTTACGATTCAACCTCCACCAGCAAATTGAAATTTGGGAGCGAAGCAATAATAACTACAAATGGGGTTGTGTCCACTCCCCTCATAATCAAACCCTCTTTGCCTACCTATTACTTCCTCAACCTTGAAGCCGTCACCATTGGACAAAAGGTGGTGTCAACGGGTCAAACTGATGGCAACATAGTCATTGATTCGGGGACACCCTTGACGTATCTTGAAAACACCTTTTACAACAACTTTGTGGCTTCGTTGCAAGAAACCCTTGGTGTTAAGTTGCTGCAAGATCTTCCATCACCCCTAAAGACTTGTTTTCCAAATCGTGCCAACTTGGCTATCCCTGATATTGCGTTTCAATTTACTGGAGCTAGTGTTGCACTGAGGCCTAAGAATGTTCTTATTCCGCTCACAGATAGCAACATACTTTGCTTGGCGGTGGTGCCCAGCTCAGGAATTGGGATTTCCCTCTTTGGAAGTATTGCACAGTATGATTTTCAAGTGGAGTACGATCTCGAGGGGAAAAAAGTTTCTTTTGCTCCTACGGATTGTGctaaagtttaa
- the LOC100797328 gene encoding aspartic proteinase CDR1 yields MHPLVFMVFMLLALYSPSSISTREAGEGLRGFSIDLIHRDSPLSPFYDPSLTPSERITNAAFRSSSRLNRVSHFLDENNLPESLLIPENGEYLMTLYIGTPPVERLAIADTGSDLIWVQCSPCQNCFPQDTPLFEPLKSSTFKAATCDSQPCTSVPPSQRQCGKVGQCIYSYSYGDKSFTVGVVGTETLSFGSTGDAQTVSFPSSIFGCGVYNNFTFHTSDKVTGLVGLGGGPLSLVSQLGPQIGYKFSYCLLPFSSNSTSKLKFGSEAIVTTNGVVSTPLIIKPLFPSFYFLNLEAVTIGQKVVPTGRTDGNIIIDSGTVLTYLEQTFYNNFVASLQEVLSVESAQDLPFPFKFCFPYRDMTIPVIAFQFTGASVALQPKNLLIKLQDRNMLCLAVVPSSLSGISIFGNVAQFDFQVVYDLEGKKVSFAPTDCTKV; encoded by the coding sequence ATGCATCCTCTAGTGTTCATGGTGTTCATGTTATTAGCCTTATACTCTCCTTCTTCTATATCCACTAGAGAAGCCGGTGAAGGCCTAAGGGGTTTCAGCATCGACCTTATCCATCGTGACTCACCATTGTCACCCTTTTACGACCCTTCACTCACTCCATCAGAACGCATCACAAACGCTGCCTTTCGCTCCAGCTCTCGATTAAACCGAGTATCACACTTCCTAGATGAAAACAATCTACCCGAATCTCTTCTAATCCCAGAAAATGGTGAATATCTCATGACATTATACATTGGTACCCCTCCCGTGGAAAGGCTTGCTATTGCAGACACAGGAAGTGATCTCATTTGGGTACAATGTTCCCCTTGCCAAAATTGTTTCCCCCAAGACACCCCATTGTTTGAACCCCTCAAGTCTTCCACATTCAAGGCTGCGACATGTGATTCACAACCTTGCACATCAGTTCCACCTAGCCAACGTCAATGTGGAAAAGTAGGTCAGTGCATATATAGTTACAGTTATGGTGACAAATCATTCACCGTTGGAGTAGTGGGCACTGAAACCCTAAGTTTTGGTTCCACGGGTGATGCACAAACCGTTTCATTTCCTAGCTCTATTTTCGGGTGTGGAGTGTACAATAATTTCACATTTCATACAAGTGACAAAGTCACAGGTTTAGTGGGTCTTGGGGGAGGACCATTGTCACTAGTGTCACAACTAGGTCCTCAAATTGGTTACAAATTCTCGTATTGTTTGCTTCCTTTTTCTTCAAATTCCACTAGCAAATTGAAATTTGGGAGTGAAGCAATAGTAACCACAAATGGGGTTGTGTCCACCCCCCTCATAATCAAACCCTTGTTTCCAAGCTTTTACTTCCTCAACCTCGAAGCCGTCACCATTGGACAGAAGGTGGTGCCAACGGGTCGAACCGATGGCAACATAATCATTGACTCAGGCACGGTGTTGACGTATCTTGAACAAACCTTTTACAACAATTTTGTGGCTTCGTTGCAAGAAGTCCTTAGTGTTGAGTCAGCGCAAGATCTTCCATTTCCGTTCAAGTTTTGTTTTCCATATCGTGACATGACTATTCCTGTTATTGCGTTTCAATTTACCGGAGCTAGTGTTGCACTGCAGCCTAAGAACCTTCTCATTAAGTTGCAAGATAGGAACATGCTTTGCTTGGCGGTGGTGCCAAGCTCACTAAGTGGAATTTCCATCTTTGGAAATGTTGCACAGTTTGATTTTCAAGTGGTGTACGATCTCGAAGGGAAGAAAGTTTCTTTTGCTCCTACGGATTGCActaaagtttaa
- the LOC100798928 gene encoding uncharacterized protein, with translation MLSLRLWFSSLATHNTLSCSSRRSLFLVPHQILNNNTLISNTSKILSCCYEKPIKQNGIFSVASDLQSSSFSSSFPKDSPFSGLEDALVSYLFGKKRATDIAHMVWKHVVQKGDTVIDATCGNGFDTLAMLNLVADDSHNGCVYALDIQKDALDNTSLLLEESLNPNEKQLVKLFNICHSKMENAVPRNASFRLVAFNLGYLPGGDKEIITRSKTTLLALEAAKRILMPGGLISIVVYVGHPGGREELEVVESFAGRLCVENWICCKLQMLNRPCAPIPIFLFKR, from the exons ATGTTGTCCCTGAGGCTTTGGTTCTCTTCTTTAGCCACTCACAACACCCTTTCATGTTCTTCGCGAAGATCCTTGTTTTTGGTTCCTCATCAAATACTCAACAACAACACCCTAATAAGCAACACCTCCAAAATTCTTAGTTGCTGCTATGAGAAACCCATTAAGCAAAATGGGATTTTTTCAGTTGCCAGTGACCtccaatcttcttctttttcttcttccttccccaAAGATTCTCCCTTTTCAG GATTGGAGGATGCTTTGGTGAGTTATCTCTTTGGGAAGAAGAGGGCAACTGACATTGCTCACAT GGTGTGGAAACATGTTGTTCAGAAAGGAGACACTGTCATTGATGCCACTTGTGGCAATGGTTTTGACACCTTAGCAATGCTTAATTTGGTTGCTGATGATTCTCATAATGGTTGTGTATATGCATTGGACATTCAAAAAGATGCTTTAGATAACACTTCACTTTTGCTGGAAGAATCACTTAATCCCAATGAG AAACAACTTGTCAAGCTCTTCAATATCTGCCATAGTAAAATGGAGAATGCTGTTCCAAGGAATGCCTCATTTAG GCTTGTTGCATTCAACTTAGGTTATCTTCCAGGCGGTGACAAAGAGATAATAACAAGATCAAAAACAACATTACTAGCATTGGAAGCTGCAAAGAGAATTCTAATGCCAGGTGGGCTTATCAGCATAGTGGTTTATGTTGGGCACCCTGGAGGAAG GGAAGAGTTGGAAGTTGTTGAATCTTTTGCTGGTAGATTGTGTGTTGAGAATTGGATCTGCTGCAAGCTCCAGATGTTAAACCGGCCATGTGCTCCAATACCAATTTTCTTATTCAAAAGATAA